One genomic region from Chloroflexota bacterium encodes:
- a CDS encoding GNAT family N-acetyltransferase, which produces MLPKRITTKDGKTIIIRHVRDTDAAPLIRLLNEVFAEEAFMLRSSFNQTLEDERVFIRSVSPPNLYIVAEHKGALVGWLTLFQHRAEFCRHVAELGIGVRKGYRGVGIGLALMQTAQDWAKAVGLEKITLGVRASNKVAQRLYEKCGFVYEGHRIRQVKHRGEYDDDFIMAWFADSP; this is translated from the coding sequence GTGCTGCCGAAACGGATCACGACGAAAGACGGCAAGACGATCATCATCCGCCATGTGCGCGACACGGACGCCGCGCCCCTCATCCGCCTGCTGAATGAGGTGTTCGCCGAGGAAGCGTTCATGCTGCGCTCCTCGTTCAACCAAACGCTTGAGGACGAGCGGGTGTTCATCCGAAGCGTGTCGCCCCCCAACCTGTACATCGTCGCGGAGCACAAGGGGGCGCTGGTCGGCTGGCTCACCCTGTTCCAGCACAGGGCCGAGTTCTGCCGCCACGTGGCGGAACTGGGCATCGGCGTAAGGAAGGGCTATCGGGGCGTGGGCATCGGGCTGGCGCTCATGCAGACGGCCCAGGATTGGGCCAAGGCGGTCGGCTTGGAGAAGATCACCCTGGGCGTGCGGGCCTCCAACAAGGTCGCGCAGCGCCTCTACGAGAAGTGCGGCTTCGTGTACGAAGGCCACCGCATTCGCCAGGTGAAGCATCGCGGCGAATACGACGACGACTTCATCATGGCCTGGTTCGCGGACTCCCCGTAG
- a CDS encoding glycosyltransferase yields the protein MNIAIVHDWLNQMGGAEGVLETLMAMFPDAPLYTSIYWREGMPDAYRAWDIRTSFLDRWPLIKRKHQVFLPFYPLAFERFDFAGYDLVISNKSGFCHGIITPPETLHICYCLTPTRYLWDTANYIRREGLGRLAQAVLVPFLAQLRMWDRLAADRVDAFVAISQEVRRRIARYYRRNSVVIYPPVHTERFEPAAKRDDYYLVVSRLVPYKRIDLAVEAFNRLGKPLVVIGEGRDRKALEALARPNVSFLGRLPFEQVRDYMARCRALIFPGLEDFGITPVEAQAAGRPVIAFAGGGALDTVEDGRTGILFPEQTPESLMAAVERCEQMSFDVGVLRANAERFSVEEFQRQLTAFVEKELARHGKAA from the coding sequence GTGAACATTGCGATCGTCCACGACTGGCTGAACCAGATGGGCGGGGCCGAGGGGGTGCTGGAAACCCTCATGGCCATGTTCCCGGACGCTCCGCTCTATACGTCCATCTATTGGCGCGAGGGGATGCCCGATGCGTACAGGGCTTGGGACATCCGCACGTCGTTTCTGGACAGGTGGCCGCTGATCAAGCGCAAGCATCAGGTCTTCCTGCCGTTCTACCCGCTGGCCTTTGAGCGGTTTGACTTTGCCGGCTACGACCTGGTCATCAGCAACAAGAGCGGCTTCTGCCACGGGATCATCACGCCGCCCGAGACGCTGCACATCTGCTACTGCCTGACGCCGACGCGCTACCTGTGGGACACGGCCAACTACATCCGTCGCGAGGGGCTGGGCAGGCTGGCGCAGGCTGTGCTGGTGCCGTTCCTGGCGCAGTTGCGGATGTGGGATCGCCTGGCGGCGGATCGCGTGGATGCGTTCGTCGCCATCTCGCAGGAGGTGCGGCGGCGGATTGCCCGCTACTATCGGCGCAACTCGGTGGTCATCTACCCGCCTGTGCATACGGAAAGGTTTGAGCCTGCGGCGAAGCGCGACGACTACTACCTGGTCGTGTCGCGCCTGGTGCCCTACAAGCGCATTGACCTGGCCGTGGAGGCGTTCAATCGGCTGGGCAAGCCGCTGGTCGTCATCGGCGAGGGGCGCGACCGCAAGGCGCTGGAGGCCCTGGCGCGGCCCAACGTGTCGTTCCTGGGGCGGCTGCCCTTTGAGCAGGTGCGGGACTACATGGCGCGGTGCCGGGCGCTGATCTTCCCCGGCCTGGAGGATTTCGGCATCACGCCCGTGGAGGCGCAGGCCGCGGGCCGGCCCGTCATCGCCTTCGCCGGCGGCGGCGCGCTGGACACCGTGGAGGACGGGCGGACGGGCATCTTGTTCCCCGAGCAGACGCCCGAATCGCTCATGGCCGCGGTGGAGCGGTGCGAGCAGATGTCGTTTGATGTCGGCGTGTTGCGCGCCAACGCCGAACGTTTCAGCGTGGAGGAGTTCCAACGGCAACTCACGGCCTTCGTGGAGAAAGAACTGGCGCGGCATGGAAAGGCCGCGTGA
- a CDS encoding HDIG domain-containing protein — MVTREEAWRLLTEHNKEPEHIKHAIAVEAAMRAYARKFGEDEELWGIVGLIHDVDYEEHPTMGPGEHPFAGAQMLEDLGWPAEIVRAVRSHANYSGIPRQTPLEKTLFAVDELTGLVIAVALVRPSKNIADVEVKSVRKKWKDKAFARAVNREEIEQGAAELGVDLEEHIATVIEALKPVAAQLGIDGSLAQG; from the coding sequence ATGGTAACGAGAGAAGAAGCGTGGCGACTGCTCACCGAGCACAACAAAGAACCGGAGCACATCAAACACGCCATTGCCGTGGAAGCGGCCATGCGCGCATACGCCCGTAAGTTCGGCGAGGACGAAGAACTCTGGGGAATCGTGGGCCTCATCCACGACGTGGACTACGAAGAACACCCCACGATGGGGCCGGGCGAGCACCCCTTTGCCGGAGCGCAGATGCTAGAGGATTTGGGCTGGCCCGCCGAAATCGTCCGCGCCGTGCGTTCCCACGCCAACTACAGCGGGATCCCACGCCAAACGCCCCTGGAGAAGACCCTGTTCGCCGTGGACGAACTGACGGGCTTGGTCATCGCCGTGGCTCTGGTGCGCCCCAGCAAGAACATCGCCGACGTAGAAGTGAAGTCGGTCCGCAAGAAGTGGAAGGACAAAGCCTTCGCCCGAGCGGTCAACCGCGAGGAGATTGAGCAAGGTGCGGCGGAACTGGGCGTGGACCTGGAGGAGCACATCGCCACGGTGATTGAGGCGCTGAAGCCCGTCGCCGCTCAGTTGGGCATAGACGGCTCGCTCGCGCAGGGTTAG
- a CDS encoding LysM peptidoglycan-binding domain-containing protein — MDARQRESALPIALVLVALVALTALAAFLPKASGQPVVASPTLVATAADESPSPSPRPTRTPSPTATATPTPTFTPLPPIIHIVQKGESVGIIAKQYGVSERAVLEANGLQPDSIIRIGQELIIPRPTPTPEPAATQVPPTVEGAALAPGEQVYAVESGDTLSGIAKKFNTNVNLLMSRNNIKDPSLLRVGQTIIIPVGTPTPLPTPTFRPTSTPTPGPPYLAPALLWPPDGAVYRGEAATVWVQWASVGLLAPDEWYVVRVYRGGQVVGEGWTKANAWRLPAELRPPTDAADHRLTWEVLVMRQDGLEPGRGTVLVGPGASRYLEWY, encoded by the coding sequence ATGGACGCCCGACAACGCGAATCGGCCTTGCCCATCGCCCTGGTGCTGGTGGCCCTGGTGGCGCTGACCGCGCTGGCGGCGTTCTTGCCCAAGGCGTCGGGCCAACCCGTAGTGGCGTCGCCCACGCTCGTGGCCACTGCCGCGGACGAGTCCCCATCGCCATCGCCCCGCCCCACGCGAACCCCATCGCCCACGGCCACGGCGACGCCCACCCCGACGTTTACGCCCTTGCCGCCCATCATCCACATCGTGCAGAAGGGCGAGTCGGTGGGCATCATCGCCAAGCAGTACGGCGTCTCGGAGCGCGCTGTTCTGGAGGCCAACGGGTTGCAGCCCGATTCCATCATCCGCATCGGGCAGGAGTTGATCATCCCCCGTCCGACGCCGACGCCGGAGCCGGCCGCGACGCAGGTTCCGCCGACGGTTGAGGGCGCGGCGCTGGCCCCTGGCGAGCAGGTCTACGCCGTGGAGTCGGGCGACACGCTGTCGGGCATCGCCAAGAAGTTCAACACCAACGTCAACCTGCTGATGAGCCGCAACAACATCAAGGACCCGTCGCTGCTGCGGGTGGGGCAGACGATCATCATCCCTGTGGGCACGCCGACGCCGCTGCCCACGCCCACCTTCCGCCCGACCAGCACGCCCACGCCCGGCCCGCCGTATCTCGCGCCTGCGCTGCTGTGGCCGCCCGACGGCGCGGTGTATCGCGGCGAGGCGGCCACGGTATGGGTGCAGTGGGCCTCGGTAGGGCTGCTCGCTCCCGACGAGTGGTACGTGGTGCGCGTGTACCGGGGCGGGCAGGTCGTCGGCGAGGGGTGGACGAAGGCGAACGCCTGGCGTTTGCCCGCCGAACTGCGCCCGCCCACGGATGCCGCCGACCACCGCCTAACGTGGGAAGTGCTCGTCATGCGCCAGGATGGGCTGGAGCCAGGGAGGGGGACGGTGCTGGTGGGCCCAGGCGCGTCGCGATACTTGGAGTGGTACTGA